The Pseudomonas sp. PDM14 genomic interval TTGGCCGGGGTACGCGGCTCGCTGGTCCATTCGGCGACGATCCAGCTGAAGTCGGCGCCGAACAGTTCGCGGTTGCCGACCTTGAGCAGTTCGCGGGTCATGAACTCGCCGCCGTTGACGTCCACCGGCAGGCCGGCAGCAGCCAGGCGACCACGCGGCACTTCCTCGACCTGTACCAGCTCACCGGCCAGGGCACGCGGCGCTTCACCGGGTACCTGGTACGTGGACTCGATGACATCGGCCGGCCAGAAGTGGCCAAGGCCACGGGTGGCGATCACGGCGAGCAGGCCGACGGTCATGATCACGGCGATGGACACACCACCACCGGTCATCCAGATCCACGGCGAACCACTCTTGAACCAGGATTTCACGCTTTGCTGTTTCACTGATTGCTACCTTCCAGGCTTAGAGCGAGGCGTATTTTTTGCGCAGGCGAGTACGGATCATCTCCGCCAGCGTGTTCATCACGAAGGTGAAACTCAGCAACACCAGCGCACCGAGGAACAGCACGCGGTAGTGGGTACTGCCGACTTCAGACTCGGGCATTTCCACCGCCGTGTTGGCGGCCAGGGTGCGCAGGCCTTCGAAGATGTTCATGTCCATGATCGGCGTGTTGCCGGTGGCCATCAGCACGATCATGGTCTCGCCGACGGCGCGGCCCATGCCGATCATCAGCGCCGAGAAGATGCCCGGGCTGGCGGTGAGGATGACCACGCGGGTCAGCGTCTGCCACGGCGTGGCACCGAGGGCCAGGGAACCGAAGGTAAGGCTCTTCGGCACGCTGAACACGGCGTCTTCGGCGATCGAGAAGATGTTCGGGATCACCGCGAAGCCCATGGCCAGACCAACCACCAGAGCGTTGCGCTGGTCGAAGGCGATGCCCAGGTCATTGGACAGCCAGCCGCGCATGTCGCCGGCGAACAGCCAGTTCTCCAGGTGCCCGCTCATGCCCAGCGAAACGGTGCCTACCAGCAGGATCACCGGGATCAGCAGCGCCGCTTCCCAGCCATCCGGCACCAGCAGGCGGACTTTCTCCGGCAGGCGGCTCCAGCCGAACGCCGCGAGCAGGATGCCCACCGGCGTCAGCAGCAGCAGGCTGAAGATGCCCGGCAGGTGACCTTCGACATAGGGCGCGAGAAACAGACCGGCGAAGAAGCCGAGGATTACCGTCGGCAGCGCCTCCATCAGCTCGATCACCGGCTTGACCTTGCGGCGCATGGCCGGGGCCATGAAGTAGGCGGTATAGATCGCCGCGCAGATGGCCAGCGGCGCAGCCAGAAGCATGGCGTAGAAGGCGGCTTTCAGGGTACCGAAGGTCAGCGGCGAAAGGCTCAGCTTGGGTTCGAAATCGGTGTTGGCCGAGGTCGACTGCCAGACGTATTTCGGCTCGTCGTAGCTCTCGTACCAGACCTTGCCCCACAGTGCGCTCCAGGAGATCTCCGGGTGCGCATTGTCGACCACATAGCGTTGCAGCTGGCCTTCTGACTCGACCAGGACGCGGGTGGCACGCGGCGACAGGGCGGCAACACTGGCCCCCTTGGCGACCTGCTCGGTAAGCAGGGTGCGGTGCGCGGTGCTGTGGAAGATGCCCAGGGTGCCGTCGGCGTCGAGGGCGAGGAAGCCCTTGCGGCGTTCTTCGGGGAGGATCTGGGTGATCGCGCTGCCGTCCAGCTTGAAGTCGCGGATGCGCGTCAGCACGGCCTTGCCGTCACCGTCGCGAACCATGAACCACTGGGCGATGCCGCCCTTGCTGTCACCGACCATCAGCGAGATGCCGCCGAGCAGCGGGCTCACCGCGCTGACTTCGGCTTCGCCCTCGAGCAGCTTGTAGCGGCCGTTGAGGGTGTTGCTGCGCAGGTCGAAGACGTCAGCGGTGGCCTTGCCGTTGATCACGTACAGCCACAGCTGGCGCGGGTCGATAACCATCGCCTTGATCGGCTCGGCGATCTGCGGCAGGGCAATACGCTTCTGCTCAAGGCTGGTCTCGCCGGTGAGCATGTTTTCTTCACGGGTAATCGACAGCAGCTGCAGCTCGGCACCGGTGGAGGCGCTGAGCATCAGGGTGTCGCCGTTCTGACTGAGAGCCACGTGCTCCAGCGCACGGCCCTGCTCGTCCAGGGTCATCGGCGTTTCGCCGAAAGGGTAGACCAGCACCGGGGTGATGGTCTTGACGTTGTCCGGGTAGGTGACCTTGTAGTCGTGCTCGAACACCAGTGCCTGGCCGTTGGACAGGCCGAGGATCACGCGGCGGCTGCCGGGCTGGTCCTGGCTCACCGAGCTGATGGCGACACCCGCGGGCAGCGGCAGGTCATAGGCCTGCAGGGCGGTGCTGTCCTTGAGGGTGAAGAACTGCACCTTGCCGGCGTTGTTGAGGCGCATGGCCACCTTGTTCTGCTCTTCCACGGCCAGCAACAGTGCATCGCCCTGCTGCGCCAGCCACACCGGCTGCTGGGCCTTGCGGGCCTCCAGTTCGGCGCCGGAGAACATCGGCAGGACCACGTGGGCCAGGTAGAAGAAGATCAGGGTGATGGCACCCAGCACAGCCAGGCCGCCGATGGACACGTACCAGCGCGCCATGCGGTCTTTCAGCGCGCGGATACGCCGCTTGCGCTGCAGGGCCGGAGTGTTGAAGTCCAGCCGTTGGTTGCTGTTCGAAGAAGCGGTCATGGAATTGTTGGCCAAGTCGTTCATGCGAGGATCTCTGGGCGGTTGCGCACTCGCGCCCCTGATTTGAGCAGGAGCCTAAATCTAGCTGCCTTGTGTGACAGAAAGATTACAGAGGGGTGACGCGACAACGCCCACCACTGCAGGCAGTAGCGGGCGCGTCTGGTGCACCGCCCAGCTCGTGGCTCGGCGGTGCGACCGGGCTGTGTTACAGACCCAGCTCTTTCAGTGCTTTCTCAGCCACTTTGGACGGCAGCGGGATGTAACCATCCTTGACCACCACTTCCTGACCTTGCTTGGACAGGACCAGCTTCAGGAACTCGGCGTCCAGCGGGCTCAGCGGCTTGTTCGGCGCCTTGTTCACGTAGACGTAGAAGAAGCGGGCCAGCGGGTACTTGCCGGACAGGGCGTTGTTCTCGTTGGCTTCTTCGATCTCGCCGTTCTTCTTCGACAGCGGTACGGCACGGACGCTGGCGGTCTTGTAACCGATGCCCGAGTAACCGATGGCGTTCACGGTGCTGGAAATCGACTGGACCACGGAAGCCGAACCCGGCTGCTCGTTTACGTTGGCCTTGAAGTCGCCTTTGCACAGGGCTTCTTCTTTGAAGTAGCCATAGGTGCCGGATACCGAGTTACGACCGAACAGCTGGATCGGCTTGCTAGCCCACTCGCCGGTCAGGCCCAGGTCGCCCCAGGTCTTCAGGTCCTTCTCGCCACCACACAGACGGGTGTTGGAGAAGATGGCGTCGACTTGAGCGATGTCCAGC includes:
- a CDS encoding ABC transporter permease subunit, translating into MNDLANNSMTASSNSNQRLDFNTPALQRKRRIRALKDRMARWYVSIGGLAVLGAITLIFFYLAHVVLPMFSGAELEARKAQQPVWLAQQGDALLLAVEEQNKVAMRLNNAGKVQFFTLKDSTALQAYDLPLPAGVAISSVSQDQPGSRRVILGLSNGQALVFEHDYKVTYPDNVKTITPVLVYPFGETPMTLDEQGRALEHVALSQNGDTLMLSASTGAELQLLSITREENMLTGETSLEQKRIALPQIAEPIKAMVIDPRQLWLYVINGKATADVFDLRSNTLNGRYKLLEGEAEVSAVSPLLGGISLMVGDSKGGIAQWFMVRDGDGKAVLTRIRDFKLDGSAITQILPEERRKGFLALDADGTLGIFHSTAHRTLLTEQVAKGASVAALSPRATRVLVESEGQLQRYVVDNAHPEISWSALWGKVWYESYDEPKYVWQSTSANTDFEPKLSLSPLTFGTLKAAFYAMLLAAPLAICAAIYTAYFMAPAMRRKVKPVIELMEALPTVILGFFAGLFLAPYVEGHLPGIFSLLLLTPVGILLAAFGWSRLPEKVRLLVPDGWEAALLIPVILLVGTVSLGMSGHLENWLFAGDMRGWLSNDLGIAFDQRNALVVGLAMGFAVIPNIFSIAEDAVFSVPKSLTFGSLALGATPWQTLTRVVILTASPGIFSALMIGMGRAVGETMIVLMATGNTPIMDMNIFEGLRTLAANTAVEMPESEVGSTHYRVLFLGALVLLSFTFVMNTLAEMIRTRLRKKYASL
- a CDS encoding PstS family phosphate ABC transporter substrate-binding protein, giving the protein MKLKRLMTALTFVAAGVSAASAVAAIDPALPTYEKTSGVSGNLSSVGSDSLANLMTLWAEDYKKLYPNVNIQIQAAGSSTAPPALTEGTANLGPMSRAMKDNELQAFEEKYGYKPTAVPVAIDALAVFVHKDNPIKSLDIAQVDAIFSNTRLCGGEKDLKTWGDLGLTGEWASKPIQLFGRNSVSGTYGYFKEEALCKGDFKANVNEQPGSASVVQSISSTVNAIGYSGIGYKTASVRAVPLSKKNGEIEEANENNALSGKYPLARFFYVYVNKAPNKPLSPLDAEFLKLVLSKQGQEVVVKDGYIPLPSKVAEKALKELGL